The Mytilus trossulus isolate FHL-02 chromosome 13, PNRI_Mtr1.1.1.hap1, whole genome shotgun sequence genome has a segment encoding these proteins:
- the LOC134694742 gene encoding uncharacterized protein LOC134694742, whose amino-acid sequence MWLGIILSFLLYSWNGYVYGFTTQRSNREVIETDIKKDVNVMKSTFHELLKRVISNENEISVLESQTQYLGSELENIRRHYSCQIDEIHENNLQIRDELHKSRSQLVTATDSINETMQELSHTVDLLDKKYLLLENIARQKSEENLNKSVNESGVCSSNPCRNGGICKAVRESYSCKCLSGYSGQQCQDSGYFDYVIMFTEPPRDDNIPRLYIHSSKSGSISIYYKADKNRTLALSSGTNQVDLPNSVFTKDGISDKAIHVHSTVPIVMYGFITDVAVDGYLAIPSLMLGDKYIVLTYKPSKHEDLRKCLLGVISVETNTHIQIKFKIPSSGTKVQYNHKSFGDGDTLSVTLDKLQTFQISHIYDISGSVLTSNKPVGVVSGNKCNAINNFKCNAFIEMVLPVNQLTTQFITPTITRRNDSKLRVYAHEDTELKISTLHQDYSVHIEKEHFYEFESSHVSVINANETVLVVSFPKDIPDYDAYMMTIPGIQHYKSYYNFTVPAGYTSFISVTCVATKKKSRYDIFDEFKIDNQKIELTKLFNKTIKYHSFVTFSQEIKDGAHEIHNELDLKFGLWIYGERKSEGYGYPEWVI is encoded by the exons ATGTGGTTAGGTATCATACTATCTTTTCTGCTATACTCCTGGAATGGATATGTGTATGGTTTTACTACACAACGTTCTAATAGGGAAGTCATAGAAACAGACATCAAGAAAGATGTAAACGTAATGAAAAGCACTTTTCATGAACTACTTAAACGAGTTATAagtaatgaaaatgaaatttcagTACTGGAAAGTCAAACACAATATTTGGGATCTGAACTTGAAAACATAAGGAGACATTATTCATGCCAGATCGATGAGATTCACGAGAACAATCTACAGATACGTGATGAACTCCACAAATCAAGATCACAGTTAGTGACGGCAACAGACTCAATCAATGAAACAATGCAGGAACTTAGCCATACTGTCGATctattagacaaaaaatactTGCTGTTAGAGAACATAGCAAGACAGAAGTCGGAAGAAAACCTTAACAAATCTGTTAATGAATCAG gtgTATGCAGTAGTAATCCCTGTAGAAATGGAGGAATATGCAAAGCTGTTAGAGAAAGTTACAGTTGCAAATGTTTATCAGGATATTCCGGCCAGCAGTGTCAAG ATTCAGGATATTTCGACTACGTTATCATGTTTACAGAACCTCCAAGAGATGATAACATTCCTAGACTGTATATTCATTCTTCTAAAAGTGGATCCATCAGTATATATTATAAAGCTGATAAAAACAGAACTCTCGCCTTAAGTTCCGGTACCAATCAGGTAGATCTTCCAAATTCTGTTTTTACCAAAGATGGCATTTCGGATAAAGCAATCCATGTGCATTCTACTGTACCAATTGTCATGTATGGATTCATTACTGATGTTGCTGTGGATGGATATTTGGCCATACCATCTTTGATGCTTGGTGACAAGTACATTGTCCTAACCTATAAACCGTCTAAACATGAGGATCTAAGGAAATGTTTGCTCGGCGTCATTAGTGTGGAGACAAATacacatatacaaataaagtttaaaattccAAGTAGCGGAACGAAGGTACAATATAATCACAAATCGTTTGGAGATGGTGACACTTTGTCTGTAACTTTAGATAAACTTCAAACATTCCAAATATCTCATATTTATGACATATCTGGTTCTGTTTTGACATCAAACAAACCAGTAGGTGTGGTTTCTGGGAACAAGTGCAATGCTATAAACAACTTCAAATGTAATGCATTCATTGAAATGGTTTTGCCTGTTAACCAGCTTACCACACAGTTCATCACTCCGACTATTACCAGACGGAACGACAGTAAGTTGAGGGTTTATGCGCATGAAGATACAGAGCTAAAAATATCAACACTTCACCAGGATTATTCGGTCCATATCgaaaaagaacatttttatgaatttgagAGTTCTCATGTATCAGTCATAAACGCAAATGAGACTGTTCTTGTGGTCAGCTTTCCAAAAGATATTCCTGACTATGACGCCTATATGATGACAATACCtggaattcaacattacaaatcATACTACAATTTCACTGTTCCAGCCGGATATACCAGCTTCATCAGTGTTACATGTGTTGCAACAAAGAAAAAATCACGATATGACATATTCGATGAATTCAAAATCGATAATCAAAAGATAGaattgacaaaattatttaacaaaacaatcaaatatcATTCCTTTGTAACATTTAGTCAGGAAATAAAAGATGGTGCTCATGAAATACACAATGAATTAGATTTGAAGTTCGGATTATGGATATATGGAGAGAGGAAATCTGAAGGTTATGGATATCCGGAATGGGTTATATAA